AGCACAATTGCAAAAATATGCAAATGTCTCAATTCTGCTTAAGTGAATTGTTTGGGCGATCGCTCATCAAGCTCTCAGATTGTTGCTCTAAAAGCTATAAGCGAATGAATACGCCTTTTCATTTCCCAATTGCGGCTGCGTTGGATGAAGCATTGCCGAGAGTTCCAATTCATCGACAGGTGTTTCTCAAGACAGCCAAGCACGTCACTCGTTCAAATGTATTCTTTGCATCCATCTACAGCTACTTTGAGAATTCCGATCGCGCATTAAGAATATAGGATTGAGTCAGAGAATCGCGTCAATTTATCCGATGTCTAGTCCGCTTCTCGCCACAAAATTCTATGTTCCGCCAACGAGATCGCTTCTTGTGAAGCGTGAGTCTTTGATTGCGCGGTTGAATCAAGGCATCGATCACAGATTAGTTTTAATTTCTGCTCCCGCAGGCTTTGGTAAAACAACCCTACTGAGCGAGTGGCAACAGCAAACAACCCTGCAAGTCAGTTGGTTATCGCTCGATAGAAGTGATAACGACTCCACACGGTTTTGGACTTATGTGATCGCGGCACTACAAAAAGTGTTTCCGAATCTTGGAGCCAGCACGCTTGCACTACTGCATTCGCTTGATAAGCTTTCGTTTGAAGCCTTTCTCATTCCGCTGATTAATGAGATGACCGAGCTAGCGGATGAAGCGATGCTGATTTTGGATGATTATCACGTCATTACTGATCGTTCGATCCATGATGGGCTTGCCTTTCTAATCGATCATCTTCCGCCCCAACTGCATATCGTGATCGCAAGTCGGGTTGATCCGCCGCTGCCACTCCCACGACTGCGGGTACGCAATCGACTGTTTGAACTGCGATCGACAGATTTGAGCTTTACCCAAACTGAAGCCGTTTCATTGCTCACGAACATCACAAAGCTACCCTTATCCGAAGCGCAGGCTGCAACAATTCAGGCACAAACAGAAGGATGGGCTGCGGGATTGCAACTTGCTGCTCTATCACTACGCTACACCGATAATCCAGAAACCTTCGTTGCCTCCTTGAAAGGAACTCAGCGCCACATTTTGGATTATCTTGCTGAGGAAGTGTTAGAACAACAGCCGCCCCATCTACAAACGTTTCTCTTGCGAACTTCTGTGCTAGACCGAGTCTGTGGTTCTCTCGCTGAAGCGGTTGTCGATGAAACCACAATGAATGGAGCAGAAACATTAGAGCAGCTAGAACGGCGAAATTTGTTCATCGTGCCACTCGACCCCGATCGCACCTGGTATCGATATCATCATTTGTTTCAGGAAGTTTTGCGTCACTTTCTTGATCGGGCTGAACCGAATCAAATCACAGAATATCATCGTCGAGCCGCCCGATGGTTTTACCAGAATGAATCGGTGACGGAAGCCCTTCAGCATAGTGTGATGGCTGAAGATTCTGATTGGACAACAGACTTAATTGAGCAAGAGGCGCAACTGCCGAATCCCCGAATTGAACCCCCTGCGGTGTTAGCGGCTCTAGAAGCATTACCGTCTCAAATGGTCTGGTCTCGTCCTTGGTTGCTGCTCGCGAATGCGTGGGCATTATACTCTTCGTCGCAATTTCAAGCCGCAGCATTCGCCGTTCAAACCATTGAACAGTTGCTTCAACAGCAGCATACGTTATTTGTAAACTCAGAAAAGCTGCGAGGACTGGTCACGGCTTTCAAAGGGATGCAGGCTCGACATCAGGGGGCGACTGCTGAAGCAACAACACTCATGGAGCAAGCTTTACAACAACTTCCACAAGACGACTCCTGGCTCAGATCGATGATTTTACTCAATCTTGGGGTGACTTACTTCGTGGCAGACAATTTTATTGCAGCTCAAAGACTGCTGCCTGAAGTCGCGAGAATTGGACAAGCGAGAGGACTGGCAGATCCCGCGATCGCAGGTTTGTATCTACAAGCTCAATTTCTAGCATTACGCGGGCGCATTGATGAAGCGATCGCACTGTGTCAACAAGGCTTGGAACTAGCGAAGAATCGAGGCTGGTTAGCAACTTATGCTGGAGTGCTCGTTCAAGTTGCACTGGCGGATTTGCTGCGAGAACAAAACCAACTAGAAGCCGCCGCACAGCATTTAGTTGAAAGTCTCGATCGTGGCATTCAAAATCGTCAACCGGGCATTATGATGGGCTACATCACGCTAGCACGAGTTCGTCAGGCTCAAGGAGATTCACAGGCAGCACAAGCCGCGATTCGAGCCGCCAAACAGTGTCAAACTTGGCTATGGGCAACGATGCTCTCGGTGTCTGCCTGTCAAGCAAGGTTAGATTTAGCCCAAGGAAATTTGGACGATGCAGTGCGGTGGGCAGAAGCGAGCGGTCTGGATGTAGAGGATGAATTACGCTACAGTTTCACCAATCAGCATCCCTGCGGCTCTGAACTTGATTACTTGACCTTGGCAAGAGTACTCATTGCTTGTGGCAGAAATTCATTGGAGTTGGCGATGCGACTACTCACTCGCCTGTATGACTTTACCAAGGCAGACGGACGCACGGCGCGAATGATGGAAGTGTTGATGCTACAAGCTTTAGTTTGGCAAGCGCGGGGAGATCGCGATCGTGCTTTAGAACCGCTGCAACGATCGCTCGATCTGCCACGAACGGGTGACTATATTCGATTGTTTATAGATGAAGGTAAACCGATGCTGAACTTACTTCGTGCTGCGGCTTCAAAAAACATTCATGCTGCATTTGTGAATCGATTGATCGATGCTTTTGGTCAGCCTGAGAAACAGTTGCTGATTGAGCCACTGAGCGATCGTGAACTTGAAGTTTTGAGTTATCTCGCGCAAGGGTTATCCGATCAAGCGATCGCGGATCGGCTCTACCTCAGTTTAGCGGCGGTGAAATGGCACGATCGTAATCTCTACGGCAAGCTGAATGTGAATAATCGAACTCAAGCGGTCGCGAGAGCCAGAGATCTAGGAATTCTGAAATAGCGAAGTGCAACGAATTAACCAACTTTGGTTGCAATTCCTTTGTACAAGTATGCGGGAACCTTGGGTGAATTTTCTAAGTACGACTCCTCGATCATGACCTGTTCAAACTGGTTTTCGATCAATTGCCGAATGTTGCGATTGAAGTGGCAACCCCCCGCCACTCGTTTTTGAATCGGTGTAAGTCGATTTTGCCAAACCTGAACATTCGGTTCAGGACTTAACCCATGCTCAATGAAAAAGAAACGTCCGTCTGGCTTTAAGACTCTGTGGATTTCTGCCAGCGCTTGTTCCACATCAGGAATACTACAGAGCGTGAAAGTACTCACGACACTATCAAAAGAACAACTTGACATCGGCAGCTTTTCGCCGCTGAGGGTGCAATGGTTCACCGTAATGGGAGAAGCACCGATGCGTTTTTGGGCGATCGCAGAACTTCCAGGATTCGGATCAACGGTTGCAATCTGGTGAATTTGTTCCGGGTAGTACGGCAAATTCAAGCCCGTTCCGAATCCGATTTCTAAAACCTCTCCGGTCACTCCCGCCAGTATTTCTCGACGCAGTTTTGCAATATTGGAATTAGAAAGAGATAAATCAGTCAGGTAGGGCAGAATCTTTCTTTCGTAAAAGTTCATCTGTTCCTCCGGTTGCCGAACAACGCTTGCGTTGCTTGATTAAGTTTAGCGCGATCGCTTTTTTCAATCCAGCGCTGCTCAAAGCGAAAACTATTCTTTCGGATAGTGACTCCTCTCATTAAAAGCGTCAGATTGCAAGTAGAGAACTGGAAACAATTATGGTTTTGAAACTCGTTCGATTTGTTAACCTCATCTGTGCTGCCTTAATCGCTGGGATTGCCTTTTGCCATGCTTTAGAACTTCCCAACAAAATGACCTTACCCGCTGAAACCTGGTTAACGGTGCAGCAAATTTTATACCGAGGATTTGGGGCGAAAGCAGGACCGATTGAAGTGGGGGCTTTGGCTTCATCACTCATGTTACTTTTCTTAGTCCGCAAACGTCGTTCTGCTTTCGTTTGGTCGCTGGTTGCTTCAGTCTGTTTCGTTGCAGGTCTTGTACTTTGGTTTCAAGTGATCAATCCAATGAATCTTTTAATAGATTCTTGGACACTGACAACGCTACCTGCGAATTGGACAGAGGCACGAGATCAATGGGAATATGGTCACGTCGCCCATGCTACTCTCTTTATTCTCGGACTCATTGCTTCAATGATTGCTGTACTAGCTGACACGACGAGCAGCGATCGAAGAGAAAAACTATCAACAAGCGGCATCAGTGAAAGCTAACATTCCTGAGCGGTTTGACATTGAACGATCACGATGCTTCCTACTATCCTTCTGAACAGTGATCAATCGCCAAGATAGCGCGATCGTGAAATGAGTCGCGCATCACAGGTAGGAACGTGAATCAATGGAATGGAACGTCGGATACTGGCAAATTTCAATCCAACGGGTTTATCCAACTTCAGCACAACTCAGCCAAATGTATAATACAGCCGCCCCTGCTTGGAATCGTCTTGTGCATTATTTAGGAATAAATCGTGCTTATGTTGAGTTATTCCGATCGCTTCAGAAAGATCACCTTCTTGACAACGTTAAAGACGATTCAACAGTATGCGATTGTGGAATTGGTACAGCCGCGTTTAGTCTAGCTTTGGTTAAAGCAATCAATCCAAGAATAAACATTGTTGGTGCAGACATTTCTCAAGAGATGCTAAATCAAGCACAACAATCTCTGAATCAAGCGAATATATCACAGCAACTTTATCAAGCGGATGTCAACGATTTACCATTCGACGACAACACGTTTGATTTGAGCATCAGTGCCCATATGCTAGAGCATCTACCACACCCAATTCAAGGGCTGCAAGAGATGATGAGGGTACTACGACCAGGCGCACCCCTGATCTTGGCTGTTACCCGTCCAGGCTTGCTCGGTTGGTGGATTCAGTGGCACTGGGGAAACGATTGCTTGAGTGAGGCTGAGGTGACAGCGATGATGACCAAAATAGAGTTACGTCAGATTCGGAGCTACCCACTGACAACTGGACTCTCTCGCTGGGCAAGTACAGCCTATGTCGGATTCAAACCGTGATTTCCGCTCAAAACTTCTCTCGACCTAAGCGCTTCAAATCAAAGCCTTACCATCTTTTTCCAAACATCTTAACCTTTCAACTCAACCAGTGAATTTCAAACTACTGCCCCAACCTGAAGTTCGGTTGGCATGACAACGAACTCAAGCACGTCGCATTTGTAGCTTTAGCATCGTGATGCAGACAATCAACCAGAGTAGCCCCACTGCATAGCCCGCAGCAATATCGGTAAACCAGTGAACACCCAAGTACAAGCGACTGATACCGATCGCGCTTACTAAAGCAAACGTGAGACTATAGATCCAGCGAGAGCGCTTTGGATATTGAATCGCTAAGAGATAAGCAAGAAATCCATATAGTACGAGTGCCCCCAACGCATGACCACTTGGAAAGCTAAACGATTTCTCAACAATTAATGGTGTCCAAAGTGCTGGGCGAGGCTTGGCAAAAAAGAGCTTTAAGCCCTGATTGAGAATCAGTGCCCCTAAACAAGCGATCGCAAAGATTCTCGCTTCTGTTCGTTGCCGTCGCCATAATAGCAGCCCTAAAGTTACAACAACGATAACAACGACAAATTCGGGATCACCAAGACGGGTCAAGCTCAACATGATTTGATCTAGTACTGGATTCGCCCATTGATGAATGCTCAGTAAAACAGTTGTGTCAAATCCGAATGCTTCTTTCTCTAAAACCTCCTGAAAGAGCCAACTCAAACCTAGTAAAATCACTAAGCAAATGAATAACCCGATCGTGCCAACAGCAGCAATCAGTGTTGCAAGGTGCGGACTAATTCGGTGAACCCAAAAGCGAATCAAACTCTGCATCTTTTGAAAGAAAAACTGAAGAATGCCCGTAATTTACCGAACAAACGTCAAGAAGTTGAAAAGAAACTGGAAGTTCAAATCATCTTTCCTACTTCTTGACTTTTTCGCTGTACATTGCATGTAAGAGACAGTTTTTCACACCTTGAATTTGAGTGCTAATCATTCATTGCACTCAAATTACAGCATCTCAAGGTGCGATCGCTCCTCTCACCTGAACGATTCCTAGCTAAGGCTAGAAATTTTTTGTATCCAAGGTCTATTCACGCCCTACTTCTCAGCTTTTTTCTAATCTTTTCAAGTTCTTGACTTTCAGTTCCTACAGTGAAATGACAAACCAACATTAGGTGGATTTGATTCAATGAAAACTTCAACGAAACTCTTGCTGACGGCTGCCGCGATCGGAACATTAGGGCTGGGAGGTCTCGCTAAGCTGGTGAATGCTGCTCAGACTCAATCGCCAGTTGCAGTCTTACCTGCTGCTCAAATCACTGAAAAGAGTGATGGAGATGGTGAAGCGAACCCTGCGACCGAAGCACCAGAAAACACTTCCAATGCTCAACTTCAAGCTAATAACCAGAAGGGTGAAGCCAATGATGGCGAAACCAATGACGGCGCGAGTGAGCAGCAAGAGTCTCAGAAACTGCAATCGCTAGCTAAAATTACCCCTCAGCAGGCACAGCAAGCCGCTGAAGCTTCTGTAAAAGGTACGGCGAGCCGCGTGACGCTAGAGAATGAGAACGGCAACTTGGTTTATGCGGTTGCGATCGCTCAGAACGAAGTGATCGTGGATGCAGGCAATGGGAAGATTCTCGGTACGAATACGCCAAACAACGAGAGCAGCGAGAAGACTCAAGTTCGCAGCAGCATTCAGGTCGCTCAACCCGGTGGTGATGGCGATGGTGAAACCAATGATGATGGTTGATTAACTTAAACTCACAGTGTCTCTACTACGTTCTGACTTGGAGAGACTGTGTAGCGAGTCGTCCCCTCAATTTCCTGATCAAAGATTGAGGGGACTTTTTACAGCTACGACTGTAATTCGTCCGTCTTTCCGAGTTCTTGACTTTTTCTTTCTAGGATAAAGCCGTAAGTTCAGTCAGTACGCGATCGCAATTAGAAGCAAATCTGCTGTTGCACAGACGATCAAAATTTTCCAACATTAAGCTAGGGAGATCACGATGACAGCATTTAGACCAGCAAGCGAGGATCGCCGAGCTAACTTGATCAGCAAGGTTCCTCAAGTCACGCTTGCGTTTTGGGTCATTAAGATTTTTGCAACGACATTAGGTGAAACGGGCGGCGATGCAGTAACGATGACGTTGCAACTTGGCTATGCTGTGGGCAGCCTAATTTTTCTTGCATTCTTTGCCGTTACACTGGCGGCTCAAGTTGCATCCAAGCGCTATCATCCGTTTACTTATTGGGCAGTCGTTGTCGCGACTACAACGGTTGGCACAACGATGTCTGATTATTTCGATCGTACCCTTGGATTGGGGTATGTGAAGTCCTCGATCGTTCTATTTTGCGGCGTTCTCGCGATTCTTGTGATGTGGTATCGCACTGCGGGACGAATTGAATTCGAGCATATTTCTAGCCGGAGAGACGAAGTTTTTTACTGGATGACAATTTTGGTATCAAACACGCTGGGTACAGCGTTGGGAGATTTCGTTGCGACCGATGCAGGTCTCGGATTTGAAGGCGGTGCGCTTGTATTTAGTGGACTAATTGCGCTGGTAGCAGTGGCACACTTTTACACGAACATTTCGTCTAGCCTTCTGTTTTGGGCGGCGTACATTCTGACACGACCTCTCGGAGCAACACTCGGCGACACGCTTACGAAATCGCAAGCTGAGGGTGGCTTTAATTTAAGCCGGATCACTGCTTCGCTTGTTATTGCAGTACTAATGGTTGTTGGAATTACCCTGACCTCTAGAAGGGCGAAGCAAATTTCTTCGTCCTCAAACGAATCTAGACATCGTTAGAACTGACAGGATTGACAGATGCCATACTGCTCAATGTCGTGTTTGTAGGGACTGTCATGTTTAGCTGTTGTTGATCGAAGCTTTCCCTCTTTGTGGTGTAGAATTAAGCGATTCTTCAAAAACAAGCTCGTCCAATGCTTCAACAGCAGTTTCAATGTCAAGCATCAATTAAACAGTGCTTGCTGAAAATCAAGCGATTTCACGATGCGGATGAGGTGTAGATCACTAAGCGATTCCCCAGCAGTCTAAGTGAAGCTTTTGGGTTCTCGTCCGACCTCTAGAATGTTCTCAAAGAATTGATCTAGGTCTGTTGGAGCAATTTCAGGGTTTGCCAGAATCAGCCGGAGCGCAATTTTGCCATTGATCAAGGCATAGTTCACCAGGCTTTTGCCGCTCTTAACTAATCGATCGCGCAACTCAAGATTGAATTGGTCGAGATCTGGCGCATCGGTTGAAACATATCGAAAACAAACGTTCAGAAACTGAACTGGAGCAACTAACTCTAGTTCTAAGCATTCATCGACTTTCTTAGTTGCATATCGCGTCATCTCCAACAGATGATTGATTCTCTGTTCATAGCCGCGCTTCCCGTAGTATTGCCAAGCTAACCAAAGCTTCAGCGCATCGGCTTTTCTGCCGCACTGCAAAGACATAATGCCTAGATCATACGCAGCATCCGCGTGGTCGTGAAATAGGTAGTCTGTATCTGCATTCGAGACGGTTTGAGTCAGCATTCCAGGCTGTCTCAGCAGAAGTGCAGAACAGACGAAAGGGACTCCCATCAGTTTGTGAGCATCCCAAGTAAAAGAGTCGGCGAGTTCGCTTCCGGATAACAGATGCCGAACACGATCGCTTAAAATCGCGGCTCCACCCCAAGCTCCATCGATATGAAACCAAAGATTGTATTTTTGGGCGATTTGAGCCATTTCGATCAAGGGATCAAAAGCGCCTAGCACTGTGGTTCCAGCCGTCGCAGCGACAAAGAAGGGAATTTCGCCCGATGCGTAGCTTTTCGCGATCGCATTCTCAAGCGCCTGCGGAATAATTCTGCCTTGATCATCCGTTTCGACTTTGATGACGCGGTTCAACCCAATCCCCAAAACATTTGCGGCTTTGAGAAATGAGTAATGGGCTTGATCCGAAACGAATACGGTGAGTGGATTGGACTGAATGCCCTGGTGTTTTGCTTCGGGAAGCATCTTGTTTCTGGCACACATCATCGCGACGAGATTCGCATTGCTTCCTCCGGTGACAAAGGTGCCTTCGCCTTGAGTAAAACCGATAAGCGAATTGAGTGTGTGAATCAGTTCTTGCTCGATCAGCGTTGCGATCGGAGCAATTTCATACGTTGCTATTGATGTATTTGTTAAGCTGATCAACAGTTCGCCGATCAGTCCGGGTAGATTGAAGCCAGCAAATAGCTGATTGAAGAATTGTTTGTGTCCAGTTCTAACGCTATAGGTTAAGTAGGTTTCAATCAGCGCGAGAAAGCGATCGACTGTCACTCCCTGTTCAGGAATCGATAAATCAATCTTTGCTTTCAACGCTTCGGGCGGGTGACACTGAACGACTCGTGTGTTTGAATCAGAATTTTCTACGAGATACCGATTCACCCTCTCTAGCACTTTGGATAACAGTTCATGCGGTTCTGACATTTTGCTTCTCGATTAAGTCGTTTCCTCAAGCTGAATTTTTTGCAGTATCGTTAAACCTGCCAAGAAGTTTCTATCTTCGCTTAAATGCGGGAACTTGAGTTGAGAATCGGGAATGCCTTTTTGGAGTTGACGCTGGCGCAGAATGGCAAAGCTGCCGGGTGCGAGAATTTGCAGTCTTGGGGGTGGAATTTGATTGTGACGATTCACCGCATAGGCGTTATTCGACTTCCGAAGCCGTCGTTCAAAGCTCGACAACAAGGCTTGAGGATTGTCGATCGTACTTCCTGGAGCCAGTTCAATGTTTACGAGGTAATGGGCTGGAAACTCATGTTCAGATAAGGTAATACAGAAATCTTCTAAAGCAATGTCAAACTCTTGCTGTAATCCCTGCATCACTTGCGTTGCATGAAATTCTGTCGTTTTCTCGAACGTTGAGGACAGCAATCCACCTGCGCGATAGCGAAAGACAATCAGCGGGGCTTGCTCATAAAAGCCCACCACTTCCACAACATCGCCAATGTCATAGCGGTAGAATCCGCTGTAGTTGGTCATGAGAATTCGGTAGTATTCTCCAGCTTTTACTTCAGTTGCTAGCAATGGTTTTGGATGCTCAGTTTCCCATTGATCTTGCGGTACAAACTCAAAGAAGCCGCTCTCGATCGCTAAAACACTGCCATCCATGTCTACATCTGGATAAACCCCAATATTGCCTTCTGCTGAAGCGTAAGCGGCTCCGAATCCTGGAATCGTTCCAAAATAATCCGAAAATCGTTCAAAGTAGAAATCCGAAGTGCCACCACGGGCTGTGACGATCGCAGATAAATTTCGCCAAGCGTGTTGAGGGGTGAGGCGATTGTGCGATCGCAGGACTGCATTTAGTTCATTCGCTCGATTTGAATT
This genomic interval from Leptolyngbya sp. NIES-2104 contains the following:
- a CDS encoding LuxR C-terminal-related transcriptional regulator: MSSPLLATKFYVPPTRSLLVKRESLIARLNQGIDHRLVLISAPAGFGKTTLLSEWQQQTTLQVSWLSLDRSDNDSTRFWTYVIAALQKVFPNLGASTLALLHSLDKLSFEAFLIPLINEMTELADEAMLILDDYHVITDRSIHDGLAFLIDHLPPQLHIVIASRVDPPLPLPRLRVRNRLFELRSTDLSFTQTEAVSLLTNITKLPLSEAQAATIQAQTEGWAAGLQLAALSLRYTDNPETFVASLKGTQRHILDYLAEEVLEQQPPHLQTFLLRTSVLDRVCGSLAEAVVDETTMNGAETLEQLERRNLFIVPLDPDRTWYRYHHLFQEVLRHFLDRAEPNQITEYHRRAARWFYQNESVTEALQHSVMAEDSDWTTDLIEQEAQLPNPRIEPPAVLAALEALPSQMVWSRPWLLLANAWALYSSSQFQAAAFAVQTIEQLLQQQHTLFVNSEKLRGLVTAFKGMQARHQGATAEATTLMEQALQQLPQDDSWLRSMILLNLGVTYFVADNFIAAQRLLPEVARIGQARGLADPAIAGLYLQAQFLALRGRIDEAIALCQQGLELAKNRGWLATYAGVLVQVALADLLREQNQLEAAAQHLVESLDRGIQNRQPGIMMGYITLARVRQAQGDSQAAQAAIRAAKQCQTWLWATMLSVSACQARLDLAQGNLDDAVRWAEASGLDVEDELRYSFTNQHPCGSELDYLTLARVLIACGRNSLELAMRLLTRLYDFTKADGRTARMMEVLMLQALVWQARGDRDRALEPLQRSLDLPRTGDYIRLFIDEGKPMLNLLRAAASKNIHAAFVNRLIDAFGQPEKQLLIEPLSDRELEVLSYLAQGLSDQAIADRLYLSLAAVKWHDRNLYGKLNVNNRTQAVARARDLGILK
- a CDS encoding class I SAM-dependent methyltransferase yields the protein MNFYERKILPYLTDLSLSNSNIAKLRREILAGVTGEVLEIGFGTGLNLPYYPEQIHQIATVDPNPGSSAIAQKRIGASPITVNHCTLSGEKLPMSSCSFDSVVSTFTLCSIPDVEQALAEIHRVLKPDGRFFFIEHGLSPEPNVQVWQNRLTPIQKRVAGGCHFNRNIRQLIENQFEQVMIEESYLENSPKVPAYLYKGIATKVG
- a CDS encoding DUF1772 domain-containing protein; translation: MVLKLVRFVNLICAALIAGIAFCHALELPNKMTLPAETWLTVQQILYRGFGAKAGPIEVGALASSLMLLFLVRKRRSAFVWSLVASVCFVAGLVLWFQVINPMNLLIDSWTLTTLPANWTEARDQWEYGHVAHATLFILGLIASMIAVLADTTSSDRREKLSTSGISES
- a CDS encoding class I SAM-dependent methyltransferase; translated protein: MEWNVGYWQISIQRVYPTSAQLSQMYNTAAPAWNRLVHYLGINRAYVELFRSLQKDHLLDNVKDDSTVCDCGIGTAAFSLALVKAINPRINIVGADISQEMLNQAQQSLNQANISQQLYQADVNDLPFDDNTFDLSISAHMLEHLPHPIQGLQEMMRVLRPGAPLILAVTRPGLLGWWIQWHWGNDCLSEAEVTAMMTKIELRQIRSYPLTTGLSRWASTAYVGFKP
- a CDS encoding phosphatase PAP2 family protein — encoded protein: MQSLIRFWVHRISPHLATLIAAVGTIGLFICLVILLGLSWLFQEVLEKEAFGFDTTVLLSIHQWANPVLDQIMLSLTRLGDPEFVVVIVVVTLGLLLWRRQRTEARIFAIACLGALILNQGLKLFFAKPRPALWTPLIVEKSFSFPSGHALGALVLYGFLAYLLAIQYPKRSRWIYSLTFALVSAIGISRLYLGVHWFTDIAAGYAVGLLWLIVCITMLKLQMRRA
- a CDS encoding PepSY domain-containing protein yields the protein MKTSTKLLLTAAAIGTLGLGGLAKLVNAAQTQSPVAVLPAAQITEKSDGDGEANPATEAPENTSNAQLQANNQKGEANDGETNDGASEQQESQKLQSLAKITPQQAQQAAEASVKGTASRVTLENENGNLVYAVAIAQNEVIVDAGNGKILGTNTPNNESSEKTQVRSSIQVAQPGGDGDGETNDDG
- a CDS encoding aspartate aminotransferase family protein, which produces MSEPHELLSKVLERVNRYLVENSDSNTRVVQCHPPEALKAKIDLSIPEQGVTVDRFLALIETYLTYSVRTGHKQFFNQLFAGFNLPGLIGELLISLTNTSIATYEIAPIATLIEQELIHTLNSLIGFTQGEGTFVTGGSNANLVAMMCARNKMLPEAKHQGIQSNPLTVFVSDQAHYSFLKAANVLGIGLNRVIKVETDDQGRIIPQALENAIAKSYASGEIPFFVAATAGTTVLGAFDPLIEMAQIAQKYNLWFHIDGAWGGAAILSDRVRHLLSGSELADSFTWDAHKLMGVPFVCSALLLRQPGMLTQTVSNADTDYLFHDHADAAYDLGIMSLQCGRKADALKLWLAWQYYGKRGYEQRINHLLEMTRYATKKVDECLELELVAPVQFLNVCFRYVSTDAPDLDQFNLELRDRLVKSGKSLVNYALINGKIALRLILANPEIAPTDLDQFFENILEVGREPKSFT
- a CDS encoding GH3 auxin-responsive promoter family protein; the encoded protein is MANLLPLLVTIARATKVNFVRKTRHTLATQERFLRSLLTTHQHTEYGRNYGLSEIRTIERFQAQIPVLPYSSYEPYIDRIANGEKNVLTADPVVYFSLTSGSTGTKKMIPVTYRFQNSLRRSNLASIGFLNDALQSRKRQFGKTLITNTALLLGQTTGGIDYGPAAAGVFRMSRLLYSQIFAHPSQTPLIADSLARHYICLLFALNDPATRSIAANYPMLILRICMYLEQYAENFIHDIKTGTIAPWLDLEPEIRASLEKQWSANSNRANELNAVLRSHNRLTPQHAWRNLSAIVTARGGTSDFYFERFSDYFGTIPGFGAAYASAEGNIGVYPDVDMDGSVLAIESGFFEFVPQDQWETEHPKPLLATEVKAGEYYRILMTNYSGFYRYDIGDVVEVVGFYEQAPLIVFRYRAGGLLSSTFEKTTEFHATQVMQGLQQEFDIALEDFCITLSEHEFPAHYLVNIELAPGSTIDNPQALLSSFERRLRKSNNAYAVNRHNQIPPPRLQILAPGSFAILRQRQLQKGIPDSQLKFPHLSEDRNFLAGLTILQKIQLEETT